A stretch of Besnoitia besnoiti strain Bb-Ger1 chromosome V, whole genome shotgun sequence DNA encodes these proteins:
- a CDS encoding SAG-related sequence (encoded by transcript BESB_061590) yields the protein MDPESRARVVAACQVPPALRPPLRAVATAADFAVESRERHAALCWQQTCLAAGEQVIPKCDVTNATTVCVCASPPSKKEQIKPASAATLAESANTIKVECATPNTFVPSDPLRVCGGAETKEPLNACKGESEENAKVLLSSLLSGSVASDTRWTSSDKTHTLTIPSANFPFVDKSFFVGCEQDSNFCLVSVNLSARKSVFQNRVLSCAYGKDSNTLLPGVTLDAIENSVTITCGRDGVMPSKGDVPMIFYCKDPTTNDCTSEEDLTEIIPGFTKDWWKADEDGHGGKLVVPENGFPSEPITILLGCNAKSSSGVQLATKTETQKITLPTCSVKVTLDAQVTTSSGFKSSFAGITFAALPLFFAPL from the exons ATGGACCCAGAATCCCGTGCCCGGGTGGTCGCTGCATGCCAGGTACCCCCCGCCCTCCGTCCGCCGCTACGCGCCGTGGCGACCGCCGCTGATTTTGCCGTCGAGAGTCGTGAGAGACATGCAG CTCTTTGCTGGCAACAGACGTGTCTTGCGGCGGGTGAGCAAGTTATACCAAAGTGCGATGTGACGAACGCGACTACGGTTTGTGTCTGCGCAAGCCCGCCGTCCAAAAAGGAACAAATAAAACCAGCCAGTGCGGCTACTCTGGCGGAGTCTGCCAACACCATCAAGGTCGAGTGCGCCACGCCAAATACGTTTGTGCCGTCCGATCCTCTGAGGGTCTGTGGTGGAGCGGAAACGAAGGAGCCACTGAATGCTTGTAaaggagaaagcgaagaaaacgcaaAGGTATTGCTCAGCAGCCTCTTATCAGGAAGTGTGGCGAGCGATACCAGATGGACCTCCAGCGACAAGACTCACACCCTAACAATTCCATCGGCAAATTTTCCCTTCGTAGACAAGAGTTTTTTCGTAGGCTGCGAACAAGACTCAAACTTTTGCTTGGTATCTGTTAACCTGAGCGCAAGAAAATCAGTCTTCCAAAATCGAGTCCTCAGCTGCGCGTATGGCAAAGACAGCAACACACTGCTGCCGGGAGTCACACTGGATGCCATTGAGAACTCCGTGACAATCACCTGTGGCCGTGACGGAGTAATGCCGTCAAAGGGGGACGTCCCCATGATTTTTTACTGCAAGGATCCGACTACGAATGACTGTACATCAGAGGAGGATCTTACTGAGATCATTCCAGGGTTCACCAAGGATTGGTGGAAGGCAGATGAGGACGGCCATGGAGGCAAGCTTGTCGTACCCGAAAACGGATTCCCCAGTGAACCCATAACGATTCTGCTTGGATGCAACGCCAAATCGTCTTCTGGTGTACAACTGGCAACCAAAACCGAGACCCAGAAAATCACGTTGCCTACCTGCAGCGTGAAAGTTACTCTTGATGCTCAAGTGACTACTTCATCTGGCTTCAAAAGTTCATTCGCTGGGATTACTTTTGCTGCGTTGCCGCTTTTCTTTGCGCCGCTGTGA
- a CDS encoding nucleoredoxin family protein (encoded by transcript BESB_061600): MPGALERLLGPTLVGKGGRVVQTSSIDSGVVGIYFSAHWCPPCRQFTPMLARRYHELKSLNKAFEVVFISSDHDKGSFDEYFGSMPWLSLPFEDRARKASLSQIYGVSGIPTLVLVDSNGTLVDRNGRQKVFDATFAQSLPEKIDVEVRGLTLESVIDTISCDAALSDEERTVGYSTLVKVVSNILNNPGDPKYLTLKKSNASVQSKLGNRNFIKILKLAGFQETPEAYKCSEYPDTGKLKEVRDVLNSLLLSMS, encoded by the exons ATGCCGGGGGCTCTCGAGAGACTGCTGGGCCCCACGCTCGTCGGGAAAGGCGGGAGAGTCGTTCAGACTTCTTCGATCGACTCAGGAGTCGTCGGCATTTACTTCAGCGCGCACTG GTGCCCGCCATGCCGCCAGTTCACTCCCATGCTTGCACGACGGTACCATGAGCTGAAGAGCTTGAATAAGGCCTTCGAG GTCGTCTTCATCAGCTCGGACCACGACAAGGGCTCTTTCGACGAATACTTCGGCTCCATGCCGTGGCTGTCTCTCCCTTTCGAAG ATCGAGCGCGGAAAGCGTCGCTTTCGCAGATTTACGGAGTGTCGGGCATTCCCACCCTCGTTCTCGTTGACAGCAACGGGACTCTCGTCGATCGAAATGGACGCCAAAAG GTTTTCGATGCGACATTTGCACAGAGCTTGCCGGAGAAAATCGATGTGGAAGTGCGCGGCCTCACGCTGGAAAGCGTTATTGATACTATCAGCTGCGACGCAGCTCTGTCTGACGAAGAACGGACGGTCGGCTATTCCACGCTCGTTAAAGTCGTGTCGAA CATTCTGAACAACCCCGGAGATCCCAAGTATCtgacgctgaagaagagtAACGCGTCTGTACAGTCCAAG CTGGGAAACCGCAATTTTATCAAGATTCTCAAGCTGGCAGGTTTCCAGGAGACGCCTGAAGCCTACAAGTGTAGCGAGTATCCCGACACCGGCAAACTCAAA GAAGTTCGAGACGTGCTGAACTCACTCCTCCTCAGCATGTCATAG
- a CDS encoding putative adenosylhomocysteinase (encoded by transcript BESB_061610), with amino-acid sequence MAAEQTSKVKDMTLAAFGRKEIELAEGEMPGLMALRKEFGDCQPLKGAKISGSLHMTVQTAVLIETLKALGAELRWCSCNIFSTQDHAAAAIVKSNSASVFAWKGETLEEYWWCTVQALTWPDGKGPDLLVDDGGDATLIIHEGVKAEKEFAASGKLPDPASTDNAEMKVVLSVLAEGLKKDPQKWTRMAANLKGVSEETTTGVHRLLQMAKKKELLFPAVNVNDCVTKSKFDNVYGCRHSLPDGIMRATDVMIGGKRVVICGFGDVGKGCAAAMKGAGARVVVTEVDPICALQAVMEGYSVATLESQLAVADIFISATGNKDIITAAHMSQMKNNAIVGNIGHFDNEVDMAGLEKWPGIKKVNIKPQVDRFVFPEDNHGVIVLAEGRLLNLGCATGHPSFVMSCSFTNQTLAQLDLWDNVKTKRYENDVYLLPKALDEKVARLHLPSLGCQLTTLSPEQASYIGINPEGPYKPASYRY; translated from the exons ATGGCGGCTGAGCAGACGAGCAAAGTCAAGGATATGACTCTTGCTGCCTTTGGCAGGAAAGAGATCGagctcgcggagggcgagatGCCGGGTTTGATGGCGCTGCGCAAAGAGTTCGGCGACTGCCAGCCGCTCAAGGGCGCGAAAATCAGTGGCTCGCTCCACATGACAGTCCAGACAGCCGTCCTCATCGAGACTCTCaaggccctcggcgccgagctTCGCTGGTGCTCATGTAACATCTTCTCCACGCAGGaccacgccgccgcagcgatcGTCAAGAGCAACTCCGCGTCGGTCTTCGCCTGGAAGG GAGAGACGCTCGAGGAGTACTGGTGGTGCACGGTGCAGGCGCTGACGTGGCCTGACGGCAAGGGCCCCGATCTGCTGGTGGACGATGGCGGCGATGCGACGCTGATCATCCATGAGGGCgtgaaggcggagaaggagttCGCGGCTTCGGGGAAGCTGCCAGACCCCGCCTCGACGGACAACGCGGAGATGAAAGTGGTGCTTTCGGTGCTGGCGGAGGGCCTGAAGAAGGATCCGCAGAAGTGGACGCGGATGGCGGCGAACCTCAAGGGTGTCTCGGAGGAAACGACGACAGGGGTCcaccgcctgctgcagatggcgaagaagaaggagttGCTCTTCCCTGCGGTCAACGTGAACGACTGCGTCACCAAGAGCAAGTTCGACAACGTATACGGCTGCAGACACTCGCTGCCGGATGGCATCATGCGCGCGACGGACGTGATGATTGGCGGGAAGCGCGTGGTGAtctgcggcttcggcgaCGTCGGCAAGGGCTGTGCAGCTGCGATgaagggcgccggcgcccgcgtagTGGTGACGGAGGTGGACCCCAtctgcgcgctgcaggctgtAATGGAGGGCTACTCCGTCGCGACGCTCGAGAGCCAGCTCGCGGTTGCGGACATCTTCATCTCGGCGACGGGCAACAAGGACATCATCACCGCCGCGCACATGAGCCAGATGAAGAACAACGCGATCGTCGGCAACATCGGTCACTTTGACAACGAAGTCGACATGGCTGGCCTCGAGAAGTGGCCAGGCATTAAGAAGGTCAACATCAAGCCCCAAGTCGAccgcttcgtcttccccGAAGACAACCACGGCGTTATTGTTCTCGCAGAGGGACGCCTGCTCAACCTCGGCTGCGCCACGGGCCATCCGTCCTTCGTCATGTCCTGCTCCTTCACCAACCAGACGCTTGCCCAGCTCGATCTGTGGGACAACGTCAAGACCAAGCGCTACGAAAACGACGTCTACCTGCTCCCCAAGGCGCTCGACGAGAaggtcgcgcgcctgcacctGCCCTCGCTCGGCTGCCAGCTGACCACGCTCAGCCCGGAACAGGCCTCCTACATCGGCATCAATCCTGAGGGCCCCTACAAGCCCGCCTCCTACAGATACTAA
- a CDS encoding putative myosin heavy chain (encoded by transcript BESB_061620): MLRNGSATDLPPLFTGCRYASPSRSGASPASPAVPLETPAALFDLQQKQRDQLWRVQRLCDERLQGLADKIAVVCEDIVGDGALNSLQATGGYGKLAHQRLKDLIEEAVVRYKEKEINSYIRRVATLEASEERLRRELEEKHLQVNKSIERIVGSNNVGLRTIMQEVHDLQATCSDQAAEIARLTKDATHYKKRYEQAMEESSNFHEELLKASEKEGTLEKKTRELESQVSQLKCDLTEAKASLDECEKRKQAMDLRSQHLEQRLEDYIDQEAKKHQEVVQFMDRKMRTATLRISQYRDQRQRLLNELRRGRQRTEELSRHLQEKTREVDALKCQFDVKECEFQQFRSVAEHEKSHLDVHVQQLTQDVHAALTDCAMKTTELEDTRKAVDALKTQLAQQTQTLECMRAEAECRDAELARMREAVETHKSQFDGVMQERAQETEASRAAIEMKDNEILQLKKLLEQQKTDADQELGKQTEQVESLRHASDMKERENAHLRKLLEQHKRDFEAETKQKEHELELKHQELQRAREAAEKKQMQLDNAIAECEERGHVCAELRTQAAQLKRRCEEALASHRVQVEHMHEDFHRELAAKLREKDEEKELEIKRKLDESREEIRRSEAEATELQRRKTAADIQRMQSMIVTLTNQNKGLVKQCKLLAVKLEESTSNIEKLKDALQVEKCKLLECSEKARDAGLLRQRVAALERSAASQREQSQTLVAERNALQEDRDRLSCEAQELQRKCAKLLETCEAFETRVAALEKELAAGTQQLRERSSDLNFLHEELGSKAEEAAIYKENLKVIWSCVVEHLPVNERDQSEICVSQRLSATAVRRVHALLEDAVEEVCSRAAAKISKQRLSAAEQETLAEQRARASLEDRLRAKDKDAADLGIALAVANEKLLGCEQELRMRSASRNQMQEKLATLEQTLEEMAKEKSVLGKRAACLEQELAETSETKSEIQTRLGVRERDLVSLCKEKVQIEGRLKNYEREMNALSSENARLEARLAANQQALLEEKQKQEEMQMIAIQLEKKCLNTQKECEVLLEANKTNSENLMKQAAHGFQKELQALQLRHQEELETREAETRRVLNSRIDQMAAEAARKEEELMAEAEARRREHHTEMQLLRSKIARDQEKQAEAHEAIAQLNHELNLVTNRCTWRSLNEELDPTSDAVRMVACRRQPYINSWVLNASLRTQRSPRLPESALHSGCEALGSIGDSAADRSRSPLHCLSSPSALRSPRLRAQANSPEPGAIGGDRTGARSPMCRLGKT, translated from the exons ATGCTGAGAAATGGCAGCGCCACGGACCTCCCACCCCTGTTCACG GGCTGCAGATACGCCTCGCCGagcagaagcggcgcgagccctGCAAGCCCAGCCGTGCCCCTTGAAACCCCTGCGGCGCTTTTTGACttgcagcagaagcagcgg GACCAGCTATGGCGCGTTCAGCGGCTCTGCGACGAGAGGCTCCAGGGTCTCGCAGACAAAATCGCCGTTGTCTGCGAAGACAtcgtcggcgacggcgcactGA ACTccctgcaggcgacgggcgGCTACGGAAAGCTCGCACACCAGCGCCTCAAAGATCTGATTGAAGAGGCCGTCGTGCGCTACAAGGAGAAGGAGATCAACAGCTACATTcggcgcgtggcgacgcTGGAGGCCAGTgaggagcggctgcggcgagagctGGAGGAGAAACACCTTCAAGTCAACAAGTCGATCGAGCGCATTGTCGGCAGCAATAACGTTGGCCTGCGAACTATCATGCAAGAAGTCCACGACCTGCAGGCCACCTGCTCCGACCAAGCTGCGGAAATCGCCAGACTCACCAAGGACGCCACACACTACAAAAAACG GTATGAGCAGGCGATGGAGGAGTCAAGCAACTTCCACGAGGAGCTTCTCAAGGCGAGTGAGAAGGAAGGGACgctcgagaagaagacgcgggagTTGGAGAGCCAAGTCTCGCAGCTGAAGTGCGACTTGACCGAAGCTAAGGCGTCTCTGGACGAATGTGAAAAGCGAAAGCAGGCGATGGACCTTCGCAGTCAGCACCTGGAACAGCGCCTCGAAGACTACATCGATCAAGAGGCGAAAAAACACCAAGAAGTCGTCCAGTTCATGGACCGAAAAATGCGAACTGCCACT CTGCGGATCTCGCAGTATCGCGACCAGCGTCAGCGACTGCTGAACGAACTGCGGcgtgggcggcagcggacggAGGAGCTGAGCAGGCACCTccaggagaagacgcgcgaggtgGACGCCCTCAAATGCCAATTCGACGTGAAGGAGTGCGAGTTTCAACAGTTCCGCTCTGTCGCGGAGCACGAAAAGTCGCACCTGGATGTGCATGTCCAGCAGCTGACGCAGGACGTCCACGCCGCGCTGACTGACTGCGCGATGAAGACGACCGAGTTGGAGGACACGCGGAAGGCTGTGGACGCGCTCAAGACGCAGcttgcgcagcagacgcagacgctggaGTGCATGCGGGCGGAAGCCGAatgccgcgacgccgagctggCGCGAATGCGAGAGGCAGTGGAGACGCACAAGAGTCAGTTCGACGGCGTCATGCAGGAGCGTGCGCAGGAGACcgaagcgagccgcgcggccaTCGAGATGAAAGACAACGAGATCCTGCAGCTGAAGAAACTGCTGGAGCAACAGAAAACCGACGCCGACCAGGAACTCGGCAAGCAAACTGAGCAGGTCGAGAGCCTCCGCCATGCAAGCGACATGAAGGAGCGCGAAAATGCGCACCTCCGGAAACTGCTTGAACAGCACAAACGCGATTTCGAAGCCGAAACAAAACAAAAGGAACACGAACTTGAGCTGAAACACCAAGAactgcagagggcgcgcgaagcggcagaaaaaaagcaaaTGCAACTGGACAACGCCATAGCG GAGTGCGAGGAGCGAGGCCACGTGTGCGCGGAACTGCGGACGCAAGCCGCCCAGTTGAAGCGTCgctgcgaagaggcgctAGCCAGCCACCGCGTTCAGGTGGAGCACATGCACGAAGACTTTCACAGAGAACtcgccgcgaagctgcgcgaaAAGGATGAGGAAAAGGAACTCGAGATCAAACGCAAGCTAGATGAATCGCG GGAAGAGATCCGCCGGtctgaggcagaggcgacggagttgcagaggcggaagaccgCCGCAGACAtccagcgcatgcagtcgaTGATCGTCACGCTGACAAATCAAAATAAGGGCCTGGTGAAGCAGTGCAAGTTGCTCGCCGTCAAACTCGAGGAGTCCACCAGCAACATCGAGAAACTGAAGGACGCTCTACAAGTCGAAAAGTGCAAACTACTG GAGTGCTCAGAGAaggcccgcgacgcaggcctGCTGCGTCAGCGCGTGGCAGCCCtcgagcgcagcgcggcgtctcaGCGGGAGCAGAGTCAGACGTTGGTTGCGGAGCGGaacgcgctgcaggaggaccgcgaccgcctcagctgcgaggcgcaggagctaCAGCGGAAGTGCGCCAAGCTCCTTGAAACCTGTGAGGCCTTTGAgactcgcgtcgccgccctcgagaaagagctcgccgcaggcacgcagcagctccgcgagcgcagcagcgacctCAATTTCCTTCACGAGGAACTGGGCTCG AAAGCCGAAGAGGCGGCAATTTACAAGGAGAACTTGAAAGTGATTTGGTCGTGTGTTGTTGAGCACCTGCCAGTGAACGAGCGCGACCAAAGCGAAATCTGCGTCTCGCAGCGGCTGTCGGCTACCGCGGTTcgccgcgtgcatgcgctccTCGAAGACGCCGTTGAGGAAGTCTGCTCAAGAGCCGCAGCCAAGATCTCGAAG CAGCGGCTGAGTGCAGCGGAGCAGGAGACGCTCGCTGAgcagcgcgctcgcgcgagtCTCGAAGACCGACTCCGCGCGAAGGATAAAGACGCGGCAGACCTGGGGATCGCGCTCGCGGTGGCGAACGAGAAGCTGCTGGGCTGCGAGCAggagctgcgcatgcgctccgCATCCAGGAATCAGATGCAAGAAAAACTCGCGACGCTTGAACAGACGCTGGAGGAGATGGCCAAGGAGAAGAGTGTCCTCGGGAAGCGAgccgcctgcctcgagcAGGAGCTCGCCGAAACGTCTGAAACGAAAAGCGAGATCCAGACGCGACTGGGAGTCAGAGAACGCGACCTAGTCAGCCTGTGCAAGGAGAAAGTGCAGATCGAGGGTCGCCTCAAGAACTACGAGCGAGAAATGAACGCTCTGAGTTCGG AGAATGCCAGACTGGAGGCGAGGCTTGCGGCGAACCAACAGGCGTTGCTTGAAGAGAAACAGAAGCAAGAAGAGATGCAGATGATCGCGATTCAGCTCGAGAAAAAGTGCTTGAACACCCAG AAAGAGTGTGAAGTGCTTCTCGAGGCCAACAAAACGAACTCGGAGAACTTGATGAAGCAGGCTGCACATGGGTTTCAGAAGGAGCTTCAGGCTCTGCAGCTAAGACACCAAGAAGAACTGGAAacccgcgaggcggaaacGAGGCGCGTCCTCAACTCCCG AATTGATCAGATGGCCGCAGAAGCTGCACGCAAAGAAGAAGAACTCATggctgaggcggaggcgcgccggcgcgagcatCACACCGAAATGCAACTCCTCAG GTCAAAGATCGCCCGCGACCAGGAAAAGCAAGCAGAAGCTCACGAGGCGATTGCGCAGCTGAATCACGAATTGAATCTTGTCACGAATCGGTGTACCTGGCGATCGTTGAACGAAGAGCTCGATCCGACCTCAGACGCGGTGCGCATGGTGGCATGTAGACGCCAG CCCTACATTAACAGCTGGGTGCTGAATGCCTCTCTCCGAACGCAGCGCTCCCCTCGTTTGCCCGAGTCAGCGCTCCACAGCGGTTGCGAGGCCTTGGGCTCCATTGGGGACAGTGCCGCCGATCGGAGTCGGAGCCCTCTCcactgtctctcttcgccgtccgcgctAAGGTCTCCTCGACTCCGCGCGCAAGCCAATTCGCCGGAGCCCGGTGCAA tcggcggagacaggaccGGCGCGCGTTCTCCTATGTGCCGCCTTGGAAAGACATGA